The nucleotide sequence ATCAGGAGTGTGTTCAGGATGTTATAGAAGGGGAGACGGATGTCTTTCTTCATATTCCCGTTCAGTTTGGCAAAGGCCACCATAGATCCTGAGAATGATACGGTACCGATCACCAGTCCGCAAAAGATCGTCAGAAGGATCAAACGGTCGGGATTTTCGGCGTGCATGGCATGGGGGAACTCAATGAGTCCGATGATGGCCGCACAGGCACCACCCATTCCATTGAAAAGAGATACCATCTGAGGCATGGCGGTCATGGCCACCTTTTTGGCGATCATCCAACCAATGACCGTACCGATGGCAATACCGCCGAAAATAAGCCCGAGATTCCCCAGGTTGTTTCCGTTCTCATCTTTATAAAGAAAGATGGTGGCAAAAATCGCAACGGTCATACCCACTGCAGCCCATAGATTACCGGACCTGGCGGTTTTGGGACCGCTAAGTTTTTTCAGTCCCAGAATGTAGAGAATCGAAGCAAATAAATAACCGATTTCAAGAATGTGAGCGCCCATGGCTTAGTCTTTTTTAGCAGGTTTTTTCTTAAACATTTCCAACATCCGGTCTGTCACAACAAACCCTCCGACCACGTTGAGTGTTCCGAGGATCACCGCAAGAAAGCCGAGTATAAGCGCGAGGATATCATCACTTTGGGCTTTACCCATAATAATAATAGCACCGATGATAACCACACCGTGAATGGCGTTGGCGCCTGACATCAGTGGTGTATGAAGTACCGAAGGCACATTCGCAATCACTTCCACACCGAGAAGTATGGACAGGATCACCACATAGACCATATCCATATGTTTGTAAAGAAAATCGAGAATTTCCATGAGAATGTTTTTGGTTGATGAATTACGCGGTGGCTGCTTCTGCCATTACCGTAGGGTGAACTTTCTTGCCGGCGTGAACAATGAGGGAGCCTTTGTTGATCTCCTCCTCCATATCCCACTTGAAACCTTCCGACGAGGCCACATGCAGAAGAAATTCACTGATGTTTTTTGCATACAGCTCGCTGGCATTCATCGGCATTGTGCTGGGCAGATTGGTCTCTCCGATGATGATCACGCCTTCTTTTTCTACCGTTTTGTTCATCTCGCTGA is from Flavobacteriales bacterium and encodes:
- a CDS encoding NAD(P) transhydrogenase subunit alpha, with product MEILDFLYKHMDMVYVVILSILLGVEVIANVPSVLHTPLMSGANAIHGVVIIGAIIIMGKAQSDDILALILGFLAVILGTLNVVGGFVVTDRMLEMFKKKPAKKD